From the genome of Arcobacter sp. F155, one region includes:
- a CDS encoding 50S ribosomal protein L25/general stress protein Ctc codes for MLEGIVRDSMTKQATKTLRRDGFLIANIYGKGLENVNAAFKKNEFIKFLRNKSTLAFDVNVGGNQIKVVVQEYQKCPITSDLLHVDLMVAQPGVKTTYKVPVTVEGTPKGLKNKGLFIYHKKRVPVKSTIENLPESFHLEISDLDTGDNILVRDLELPEGVQCFLDPRVPIVGVIKAK; via the coding sequence ATGTTAGAGGGTATCGTAAGAGATAGTATGACAAAACAAGCAACTAAAACTTTAAGAAGAGATGGTTTCTTAATTGCAAATATCTATGGAAAAGGTTTAGAAAACGTTAATGCAGCATTCAAAAAGAATGAATTCATTAAATTTTTAAGAAATAAATCAACACTTGCATTTGATGTAAACGTTGGTGGAAATCAAATCAAAGTTGTAGTACAAGAATATCAAAAATGTCCAATCACTTCTGATTTATTACATGTTGATTTAATGGTTGCACAACCAGGTGTTAAAACTACTTATAAAGTTCCAGTAACTGTAGAAGGTACACCAAAAGGTCTTAAAAATAAAGGTCTATTCATTTATCACAAGAAAAGAGTTCCAGTTAAATCTACAATTGAAAACTTACCAGAGTCTTTCCATTTAGAAATTTCTGATCTTGATACTGGTGATAACATTCTAGTTAGAGACTTAGAATTACCAGAAGGTGTTCAATGTTTCTTAGACCCAAGAGTACCAATCGTAGGTGTAATTAAAGCTAAGTAA
- the folD gene encoding bifunctional methylenetetrahydrofolate dehydrogenase/methenyltetrahydrofolate cyclohydrolase FolD, whose translation MTLLDGKALSNKIKEEVRVEVEKLKNEQNITPGLAVVLVGDDAASATYVNSKHKSCEAAGIYSEVHTRDSSTTQEELLELIEKMNNDPKLDGILVQLPLPKHIDTTTVLEAINPLKDVDGFHPYNVGRMVSNLDSFLPATPFGVMRMFEEYGIELSGKNAVVIGSSDIVGKPMASLLINAKATVTVCNSRTKDLSAHTKAADIVIIAVGVPHLLKGDMLKEGAVVIDVGINRLDTGKLTGDADFEDCKEKCTHITPVPGGVGPMTIGMLLKNTLKAAYLRDKRESK comes from the coding sequence ATGACACTACTTGATGGAAAAGCATTATCAAATAAAATCAAAGAAGAAGTAAGAGTTGAAGTTGAAAAACTTAAAAATGAACAAAATATTACTCCAGGACTAGCTGTAGTTCTAGTTGGTGATGACGCGGCAAGTGCAACTTATGTAAATAGTAAGCATAAATCATGTGAAGCTGCTGGTATTTATTCAGAAGTTCATACAAGAGATTCTTCAACAACTCAAGAAGAGTTACTAGAATTAATTGAAAAAATGAACAATGACCCAAAACTTGATGGTATTTTAGTTCAACTACCATTACCAAAACACATTGATACTACTACTGTTTTAGAAGCAATTAATCCTTTAAAAGATGTAGATGGATTCCACCCATACAATGTAGGAAGAATGGTTTCAAACTTAGATTCATTTTTACCTGCAACACCATTTGGTGTAATGAGAATGTTCGAAGAGTATGGTATTGAACTATCTGGAAAAAATGCAGTTGTAATTGGTTCATCTGATATTGTTGGAAAACCAATGGCATCACTTTTAATCAATGCAAAAGCTACAGTTACAGTTTGTAACTCTAGAACAAAAGACTTAAGCGCTCATACAAAAGCTGCTGATATTGTAATTATTGCTGTTGGTGTTCCACATTTATTAAAAGGTGATATGTTAAAAGAAGGTGCAGTTGTTATTGATGTAGGGATCAATAGACTTGACACGGGTAAACTAACTGGTGATGCTGACTTTGAAGATTGTAAAGAGAAATGTACACATATTACTCCTGTTCCAGGTGGAGTTGGACCAATGACTATTGGTATGCTTCTAAAAAACACACTTAAAGCTGCATACTTAAGAGACAAAAGAGAAAGTAAATAA
- the rpiB gene encoding ribose 5-phosphate isomerase B, with amino-acid sequence MKYFIAADHAGIDFKAYVKELFEARGHEVIDLGPNTKDRVDYPDFAAKLCKEVLANENSKGVLICGSGIGMSMAANKFDGIRAALCHNEYSAKMAREHNDANVLCLGERVSGPGMIESIIDAWNSSSFEGGRHEGRVEKINNLFGSCRV; translated from the coding sequence ATGAAATACTTTATTGCAGCAGATCACGCAGGTATTGATTTTAAAGCTTATGTAAAAGAGCTATTTGAAGCAAGAGGACACGAAGTAATTGACTTAGGACCAAATACAAAAGATAGAGTTGATTATCCAGACTTTGCAGCAAAACTATGTAAAGAAGTATTAGCAAATGAAAATAGCAAAGGTGTTTTAATTTGTGGTTCAGGAATTGGAATGTCAATGGCAGCTAATAAGTTTGATGGAATTAGAGCTGCACTTTGTCACAATGAATACTCTGCAAAAATGGCAAGAGAGCACAATGATGCAAATGTACTTTGTTTAGGTGAAAGAGTTTCTGGTCCAGGAATGATTGAATCAATTATTGATGCATGGAACTCATCTTCTTTTGAAGGTGGAAGACATGAAGGTAGAGTTGAAAAAATAAACAACCTATTTGGTTCTTGTAGAGTATAA
- a CDS encoding nitronate monooxygenase: protein MKIGKYEIKHPIIQGGMGVGISWDQLAGNVSKEGGLGVISSVGTGYYKDASENVNIVYRKDKPKDVMNFYSRDAFFEIVENARKICGDAPLACNILYACNDYGRMVKDACEAGINIIITGAGLPTNMPEFTQDYPDVALVPIVSSARALKLICKKWKKYNKVPDAIIVEGPLSGGHQGFKYEDCFKEEFQLENIVGPVIEEAKNWGEDIPIIAAGGIWDKNDIDKFIAMGCTGVQMATRFIGTYECDASPILKDVLLNAKEEDIKLGKSPVGLPARRVVTKLQETIEDGTAPKVVCISNCVAPCHRGVEARAVGYCIADRLGAAYNGDLDTGLFFTGSNGYKLNKIISVHELMEKLTKGE from the coding sequence TTGAAAATAGGGAAATATGAGATAAAGCACCCGATTATCCAAGGGGGAATGGGTGTCGGAATTAGCTGGGATCAATTAGCAGGAAATGTAAGTAAAGAAGGTGGCCTTGGAGTTATTTCATCTGTAGGTACTGGATATTACAAAGATGCAAGTGAAAATGTAAATATCGTATATAGAAAAGATAAACCAAAAGATGTGATGAACTTCTACTCAAGAGATGCATTTTTTGAAATTGTAGAAAATGCAAGAAAAATCTGTGGCGATGCTCCATTAGCTTGTAATATTTTATATGCATGTAATGACTATGGTAGAATGGTAAAAGATGCTTGTGAAGCAGGTATTAATATTATCATTACTGGTGCTGGACTTCCTACAAATATGCCTGAATTCACACAAGACTACCCTGATGTAGCCCTTGTTCCTATTGTAAGTTCTGCAAGAGCACTTAAACTTATTTGTAAAAAATGGAAAAAATATAACAAAGTTCCAGATGCAATTATCGTTGAAGGTCCTTTAAGTGGAGGACACCAAGGATTTAAATATGAAGATTGCTTTAAAGAAGAGTTCCAATTAGAAAATATTGTTGGCCCTGTTATTGAAGAAGCAAAAAATTGGGGAGAAGATATTCCAATTATTGCTGCTGGTGGAATTTGGGATAAAAATGATATTGATAAGTTTATCGCTATGGGATGTACTGGTGTACAAATGGCAACAAGATTTATTGGTACTTACGAATGTGATGCCTCACCTATTCTTAAAGATGTATTATTAAATGCAAAAGAAGAAGATATTAAATTAGGAAAGTCTCCTGTTGGATTACCAGCTAGAAGAGTTGTAACTAAATTACAAGAGACAATTGAAGATGGTACTGCTCCAAAAGTAGTATGTATTTCTAACTGTGTTGCTCCTTGTCACAGAGGTGTGGAAGCAAGAGCTGTAGGTTATTGTATTGCGGATAGACTTGGTGCTGCATACAATGGTGACTTAGATACAGGACTATTCTTTACAGGTTCTAATGGATATAAGCTTAATAAAATTATATCTGTACATGAATTAATGGAAAAGCTAACAAAAGGAGAATAA
- a CDS encoding NUDIX domain-containing protein translates to MGKIKAYGILLYKIENKSIKVLFCKSVKSLDRWGCLKGVILKGENAKECAKREFKEECGINVQTYLFEKYFSQENDEKDIGIWIVNANKIDNIDSYFTKDKLIESYLSWENSKVKFFDISELPKIKKKQSQLISKIKGFLENMNQHH, encoded by the coding sequence ATGGGTAAAATTAAAGCATATGGAATTTTATTATATAAAATAGAGAATAAGAGTATAAAAGTTCTATTTTGCAAATCTGTAAAGAGCCTTGATAGATGGGGATGCCTTAAAGGTGTTATCTTAAAAGGTGAAAATGCAAAAGAGTGTGCAAAAAGAGAGTTTAAAGAAGAGTGTGGGATAAATGTCCAAACTTATCTTTTTGAAAAATACTTCTCTCAGGAAAATGATGAAAAAGATATTGGTATTTGGATTGTAAATGCTAATAAAATAGATAATATTGACTCATACTTCACAAAAGATAAACTTATAGAGAGTTATCTTTCTTGGGAGAACTCAAAGGTTAAGTTCTTTGATATAAGTGAACTCCCTAAGATAAAGAAAAAACAATCTCAATTAATCTCTAAGATTAAGGGTTTTTTAGAAAATATGAATCAACACCATTAG
- the pth gene encoding aminoacyl-tRNA hydrolase — translation MHLIVGLGNIGEQYQLTRHNVGFLVIDEITKSLQSSNINKSNFKADVLKAGYNLYVKPTTYMNNSGQAVVAIKDYYKIDMEDIIVIHDDLDLPFGTVKFKVGGGHGGHNGLRSLDSHIGKDYIRVRIGIGKPEDKSQVANYVLSNFSKEELNKLEGIITHTIKAIEALKSEEIDEVKSKFTLK, via the coding sequence ATGCATTTAATAGTAGGTCTTGGCAATATTGGTGAACAATACCAATTAACTAGACACAATGTAGGTTTTTTAGTTATTGATGAAATAACTAAAAGCCTACAATCTTCAAATATAAACAAATCAAACTTCAAAGCTGATGTTTTAAAAGCTGGGTATAACTTATACGTTAAACCAACAACTTACATGAACAACTCTGGACAAGCAGTTGTTGCTATCAAAGATTATTATAAAATTGATATGGAAGACATAATTGTTATTCATGATGATTTAGATTTACCATTTGGAACTGTAAAGTTTAAAGTAGGTGGTGGTCATGGTGGACATAATGGATTAAGATCATTAGATTCTCATATTGGTAAAGACTATATTCGAGTAAGAATTGGTATAGGAAAACCAGAAGATAAATCTCAAGTTGCAAATTATGTATTATCGAACTTTTCAAAAGAGGAATTAAATAAATTAGAAGGTATAATCACTCATACTATTAAGGCAATTGAAGCACTAAAAAGTGAAGAAATTGACGAAGTAAAATCTAAATTTACATTGAAATAA
- the tyrS gene encoding tyrosine--tRNA ligase — MEEQIKEALAEIQRGTAEIIDIERIEKLIRNYYENGENFNVKAGFDPTAPDLHLGHTVLIQKMATFQKHGGIIQFLIGDFTATIGDPTGKSETRKVLSAQQVLDNAETYKEQVFKILDPEKTKVMFNSQWLNELGTAGLINLASNLTVARMLERDDFSKRYASNTPIAVSEFTYPLLQGYDSVAMDTDIEMGGTDQKFNLLMGRTLQKAYECKKQQAVLMMPILEGLDGVQKMSKSLGNYIGVTDEANDMFGKVLSISDELMWRYFELLSSKSLKEIEQMEKDVKDGSLHPKKVKENLAMEIVERYHGIGSGEKAKEEFEKVFAKKDIPTDMPEFELEAGTWICQALVDAQLVKSTSQARRDIKANAVSINQEKVSDEKLNLEAGEYILQKGKKSFAKIIIK, encoded by the coding sequence ATGGAAGAACAAATTAAAGAAGCTTTAGCAGAAATTCAAAGAGGAACTGCAGAAATAATAGATATTGAAAGAATTGAAAAACTTATTAGAAACTATTATGAAAACGGTGAGAATTTTAATGTAAAAGCTGGATTTGATCCAACTGCTCCTGATTTACACTTAGGACATACAGTACTTATTCAAAAAATGGCAACATTTCAGAAACATGGTGGAATTATTCAATTTTTAATTGGAGACTTCACAGCTACAATTGGTGACCCAACAGGGAAAAGTGAAACAAGAAAAGTTTTAAGTGCACAACAAGTTTTAGACAATGCAGAAACATATAAAGAACAAGTATTTAAAATTTTAGACCCAGAAAAAACAAAAGTTATGTTTAACTCACAATGGTTAAATGAACTAGGAACTGCAGGACTTATTAACTTAGCATCAAACTTAACAGTAGCAAGAATGTTAGAAAGAGATGATTTCTCAAAAAGATATGCATCAAATACTCCTATTGCAGTAAGTGAGTTTACTTACCCACTACTTCAAGGATATGATTCAGTTGCAATGGATACTGATATCGAAATGGGAGGAACTGACCAAAAGTTTAACTTACTTATGGGAAGAACTTTACAAAAAGCATATGAGTGTAAAAAACAACAAGCTGTTTTAATGATGCCTATTTTAGAAGGTTTAGACGGTGTTCAAAAGATGTCTAAATCTTTAGGTAACTATATTGGTGTTACTGATGAAGCAAATGATATGTTTGGAAAAGTATTATCAATTTCTGATGAATTAATGTGGAGATATTTTGAATTATTATCTTCAAAATCATTAAAAGAGATTGAACAAATGGAAAAAGATGTAAAAGATGGTTCTTTACATCCTAAAAAAGTAAAAGAAAACTTAGCTATGGAAATTGTTGAAAGATACCATGGTATTGGTTCTGGTGAAAAAGCAAAAGAAGAGTTTGAAAAAGTTTTCGCTAAAAAAGATATTCCAACTGATATGCCAGAGTTTGAATTAGAAGCTGGTACTTGGATTTGTCAAGCTTTAGTTGATGCACAATTAGTTAAATCTACTTCTCAAGCAAGAAGAGATATTAAAGCAAATGCTGTTTCAATAAATCAAGAAAAAGTTAGTGATGAAAAACTAAATTTAGAAGCGGGAGAATATATTTTACAAAAAGGTAAAAAAAGTTTCGCTAAGATAATAATAAAATAA
- a CDS encoding HD domain-containing protein: protein MINPKIIDYIFSSASIQRWNDYPRMVELVELDKQAHKFIIAYFIAKFEKDINYTHLIEAGVFEFLRRVVVTDIRPDVFRNALQKRAKEINSWVIANLKESLQNIDNGIFLQKFEDYLNNPNMYKKERFILKAASYLSTKWEFSIVYQTSQFLSDIEDVKKSVEEEIEDYYELIGVRKIALNKKLAKIVDLSGRLRFQKRWAQTPRVPETSVLGHMLTVAIFSYFYSLEVNACDKRLENNFFVSLFHDLPEALTRDIITPVKYSVDDLSDIIAEYEIKKINDEILPNIPDSIHDEFCYILGMFEEHKDEFENRIYEDGKSKLVDDVSKYNMDKYNAIDGVALKQCDKLSAFVEASLSISHGIKSKELVNGKKQIMKSFKKVQGVDFETIAKKIDEEFCTTGQTQVRMDFD, encoded by the coding sequence ATGATAAATCCAAAAATAATTGATTATATCTTCTCTTCTGCATCTATTCAAAGATGGAATGACTACCCAAGAATGGTTGAGCTTGTAGAGCTTGACAAACAAGCCCACAAATTTATTATCGCTTACTTTATCGCAAAATTTGAAAAAGACATAAACTACACTCACTTAATTGAAGCTGGTGTTTTTGAATTCCTTAGACGTGTAGTTGTAACTGACATAAGACCTGATGTTTTTAGAAATGCCTTACAAAAAAGAGCAAAAGAGATTAACTCTTGGGTAATTGCAAATTTAAAAGAATCTTTACAAAATATAGACAATGGTATTTTTCTTCAAAAATTTGAAGACTATTTAAACAACCCTAATATGTATAAAAAAGAGAGGTTTATACTAAAAGCAGCATCATACCTTTCTACTAAGTGGGAGTTTTCTATTGTATATCAAACTTCACAATTTCTTTCAGATATTGAAGATGTTAAAAAAAGTGTTGAAGAAGAGATTGAAGACTATTATGAATTAATTGGTGTTAGAAAAATTGCACTAAATAAAAAACTTGCAAAAATAGTTGACTTAAGTGGAAGACTAAGATTTCAAAAAAGATGGGCACAAACTCCAAGAGTTCCAGAAACTTCTGTATTAGGTCATATGCTTACTGTTGCAATTTTTTCTTACTTCTACTCACTTGAAGTAAATGCTTGTGATAAAAGATTAGAAAACAACTTCTTTGTTTCTCTTTTCCATGATTTACCAGAAGCTTTAACTAGAGATATAATTACTCCTGTAAAATACTCAGTTGATGATTTATCAGATATTATTGCTGAGTATGAAATCAAAAAAATCAATGATGAGATTTTACCAAATATTCCAGACTCTATTCATGATGAGTTTTGCTACATACTTGGAATGTTTGAAGAACATAAAGATGAGTTTGAAAATAGAATCTATGAAGATGGAAAATCAAAACTTGTTGATGATGTCTCAAAATATAATATGGATAAATACAACGCAATTGATGGTGTTGCACTTAAGCAGTGTGATAAACTTTCTGCCTTTGTTGAAGCATCTCTTTCTATCTCCCATGGTATTAAATCAAAAGAGTTAGTAAATGGAAAAAAACAGATAATGAAATCCTTCAAAAAAGTTCAAGGTGTAGACTTTGAAACAATTGCTAAAAAAATTGATGAAGAGTTCTGTACAACAGGACAAACACAAGTAAGAATGGATTTTGATTAA
- a CDS encoding c-type cytochrome: protein MKFISFVLVMTSFIFANGLDNSFITRFEYGAMLYENPRGVGCIKCHGKGNKPVVIAKYKEFDKKTKKLVEKKIVAPAINNVSFEVFLDKLRSDKTESKVMPTYFMTNEELKSLYYYIKNIK, encoded by the coding sequence TTGAAGTTTATATCTTTTGTTTTAGTTATGACAAGTTTTATCTTTGCAAATGGTTTAGATAATTCATTTATAACTAGGTTTGAATATGGAGCGATGTTATACGAAAATCCTAGGGGAGTAGGGTGTATAAAATGTCATGGAAAAGGAAACAAACCAGTTGTAATAGCAAAATACAAAGAGTTCGATAAGAAAACAAAAAAATTAGTTGAGAAAAAAATTGTAGCACCTGCTATAAATAATGTAAGCTTTGAAGTTTTTTTAGACAAATTAAGATCTGATAAAACAGAATCAAAAGTTATGCCAACATATTTTATGACAAATGAAGAGTTAAAATCACTATATTACTACATAAAAAATATAAAATAA
- the lepB gene encoding signal peptidase I, whose protein sequence is MLRKLYNWSSSWTGTIVIVLTIIFFVAQAFVIPSGSMKNTLLIGDMLFVKKFSYGIPVPRIPWIEVQVLPDFKGNGHLIEGDRPKRGDIVVFRYPNNDNIHYVKRAVALPGDIVALKEKHLFLHPREGNDFVRENYPKEKIIETGGKLFVVDPYRDEHPGIHNDPSVKRDGLQPYQLFDMMPIKIPEDEFFMMGDNRDHSNDSRFWGTVNYKFIVGKPWFIYFSWDENKEVRWDRVFRTVESLEEDMHGKELEINHEKGIY, encoded by the coding sequence ATGCTAAGAAAACTATATAACTGGTCTTCTTCTTGGACTGGTACAATTGTAATTGTATTAACAATTATATTTTTTGTTGCGCAAGCATTTGTTATTCCAAGTGGAAGTATGAAAAATACTCTTCTTATTGGGGATATGCTTTTTGTTAAAAAGTTCTCATATGGTATTCCAGTTCCAAGAATTCCTTGGATTGAAGTACAAGTATTACCTGATTTTAAAGGAAATGGTCACTTAATTGAAGGTGATAGACCTAAAAGAGGTGATATTGTTGTATTTAGATACCCAAATAATGATAACATTCACTATGTAAAAAGAGCAGTTGCTCTTCCTGGTGATATTGTTGCACTAAAAGAAAAACATCTATTTTTACACCCAAGAGAAGGTAATGATTTCGTAAGGGAAAACTATCCAAAAGAAAAAATTATTGAAACTGGTGGAAAACTTTTTGTAGTAGATCCATATAGAGATGAGCACCCAGGAATTCACAATGACCCAAGTGTAAAAAGAGACGGATTACAACCATATCAACTATTTGATATGATGCCTATTAAAATCCCAGAAGATGAGTTCTTCATGATGGGTGATAATAGAGACCACTCAAACGACTCTAGATTTTGGGGAACTGTTAACTATAAATTTATAGTAGGAAAACCTTGGTTTATCTATTTCTCTTGGGATGAAAACAAAGAAGTTAGATGGGACAGAGTATTTAGAACAGTAGAGTCTTTAGAAGAAGACATGCACGGAAAAGAGTTAGAAATTAATCACGAAAAAGGAATATACTAA
- a CDS encoding LptF/LptG family permease produces MSIITKYILRKYLINFIIVLMSLQLFFVGMDFLQNSKDLPDSANLQLLYLMYNSFFTLTLTLPLSLVFGWIVTLVIFVRNNELVAFSSLGAKRVNIYLPVVIISFILLTILIAIQTTPLAYSYEQKKKILDGNYFSSTKSDIFLKYDNNFIYFKKLHPLRKEAEDIHIYKVEDRDLVETIIAKKAYFQNNKWYVVDAKIVKKPKEMNFETSKLEVRYEKFLNTLEGFKPKILDNVYEEKSNFSIMDAVSALSLLEKQGVNTDKIRAAIYYELFIPFFILPLIMIIFIYTSLNRRFFNVGSYTSLTIFGTLVIWGFFFMLYKFSNSGVIKPELSLLLPLFLWFSGTYIIYKKRKKNG; encoded by the coding sequence ATGAGCATAATAACAAAATATATTCTAAGAAAATACCTAATTAATTTTATTATTGTACTAATGTCCCTACAACTATTTTTTGTGGGAATGGACTTTTTACAAAATTCAAAAGATTTACCTGATTCTGCCAACTTACAACTTTTATATCTTATGTATAATAGTTTTTTTACACTAACATTAACTTTACCTCTATCATTAGTATTTGGGTGGATTGTTACTTTAGTAATCTTTGTTAGAAACAACGAATTAGTTGCTTTTTCATCTTTAGGAGCAAAAAGAGTTAATATCTATTTACCTGTGGTTATAATCTCTTTTATTTTATTAACTATTTTAATTGCTATTCAAACAACTCCTCTAGCATACTCTTATGAACAAAAGAAAAAGATACTTGATGGAAACTATTTCTCAAGTACAAAATCAGATATTTTCTTAAAATATGACAACAATTTTATCTATTTTAAAAAGCTTCATCCTTTAAGAAAAGAAGCAGAAGATATTCATATTTATAAAGTTGAAGATAGAGATTTAGTTGAAACTATAATTGCAAAAAAAGCATATTTTCAAAATAATAAATGGTATGTTGTTGATGCAAAAATAGTTAAAAAACCAAAAGAAATGAACTTTGAAACTTCAAAATTAGAAGTTAGATATGAAAAATTTTTAAATACTCTAGAAGGGTTTAAGCCTAAGATTCTTGACAATGTATATGAAGAGAAATCAAACTTCTCTATTATGGATGCAGTTTCAGCTCTTTCTTTATTAGAAAAACAAGGTGTAAATACTGATAAGATTAGAGCAGCAATTTATTATGAACTATTTATTCCGTTTTTTATTTTACCTTTAATTATGATAATATTTATATATACTTCTTTAAATCGAAGATTTTTTAATGTAGGTAGTTATACATCATTAACGATATTTGGTACATTAGTTATTTGGGGATTCTTTTTTATGCTGTATAAATTCTCAAATAGTGGTGTAATTAAGCCAGAATTATCGTTGTTATTACCTTTATTCTTGTGGTTTAGTGGTACATATATTATTTATAAGAAGAGAAAGAAGAATGGGTAA
- a CDS encoding N-acetylmuramoyl-L-alanine amidase, which yields MDYLKAVLNSDKDKEIKNLKTLIKTGKKLNKDTSKYQSELNKYNKQTKKHIKIEPIKVEKPKKIEKPKKITKAKISKKIQEKTENFKYTIKSVESKNNMVIIDFKTKVSKSYIKFFEQKVKSGFQDVYDIKGSFKDAYPTKLSINGVKQIVIKQETSNTLRILFEDKYNLKTVYFFVNDKRLILKVLDIKNKATTSSTKTIAKKPKKVQYRPGLNKVVVIDAGHGGKDPGGIGPRKRYEKVVVFKVSKYLESHLKKRGYKVYLTRNTDKYLKVRNRTVLANKKKADIFISIHANAIGKAKAHKLEGIETFFLSPARSERAKRVAAKENGSDVRKMSGSTKRAFLESLNRPRITASHKLSIDIQRNMLFNARKVYKKVVDGGVREGPFWVLVGAQMPSVLIELGYITHPEESRRLYQTKYQKALANGIANGVDSYFLKNP from the coding sequence ATGGATTATCTAAAAGCTGTACTTAACAGTGATAAAGATAAAGAAATAAAAAACCTAAAAACACTTATTAAAACTGGTAAAAAATTAAATAAAGATACTAGTAAATACCAAAGTGAATTAAATAAATATAATAAACAAACAAAAAAACATATTAAAATTGAACCTATTAAAGTTGAAAAACCTAAAAAAATAGAGAAACCTAAAAAGATTACAAAAGCAAAAATTTCAAAAAAAATACAAGAAAAAACAGAAAACTTCAAATACACAATTAAATCTGTTGAATCAAAAAACAATATGGTTATTATTGATTTTAAAACAAAAGTTTCAAAAAGCTATATTAAATTTTTCGAACAAAAAGTAAAATCAGGATTCCAAGACGTATATGATATAAAAGGTAGTTTTAAAGATGCATACCCTACTAAACTAAGTATAAATGGTGTTAAACAGATTGTTATTAAACAAGAAACATCAAATACTCTTAGAATATTATTTGAAGATAAATATAATTTAAAAACAGTCTACTTTTTTGTAAATGATAAAAGATTGATTTTAAAAGTACTAGACATTAAAAATAAAGCTACGACAAGCAGTACAAAAACTATTGCAAAAAAGCCTAAAAAAGTACAATATAGACCAGGTCTTAACAAAGTAGTTGTAATTGATGCGGGACATGGTGGAAAAGACCCAGGTGGAATTGGTCCTAGAAAAAGATATGAAAAAGTTGTAGTATTTAAAGTTTCAAAATACTTAGAATCTCACTTGAAGAAAAGAGGATATAAAGTATATCTTACAAGAAATACAGACAAATATCTAAAAGTTAGAAACAGAACAGTCTTAGCAAATAAAAAGAAAGCTGATATCTTTATTTCTATTCATGCAAATGCAATAGGAAAAGCAAAAGCACATAAATTAGAAGGAATAGAAACTTTCTTCTTAAGTCCAGCAAGAAGTGAAAGAGCAAAAAGAGTTGCAGCAAAAGAGAATGGTTCAGATGTTAGAAAGATGAGTGGTTCAACAAAAAGAGCCTTCTTAGAATCACTAAATAGACCAAGAATTACTGCTTCACATAAACTATCAATAGATATTCAAAGAAACATGCTATTTAATGCAAGGAAGGTCTATAAGAAAGTTGTTGATGGTGGAGTTAGAGAAGGACCATTTTGGGTTCTAGTTGGTGCACAGATGCCATCTGTTTTAATTGAGCTTGGATATATTACTCATCCAGAAGAATCAAGAAGACTATATCAGACTAAATATCAAAAAGCATTAGCAAATGGTATTGCTAATGGTGTTGATTCATATTTTCTAAAAAACCCTTAA